One genomic segment of Micromonospora sp. WMMC415 includes these proteins:
- a CDS encoding phosphotransferase family protein: protein MTRTPPQEPPGLDLARLADWFAASVPGAGGGLTARLIAGGKSNLTYEVGDGRTTWIVRRPPLGHVLSTAHDMAREYRVMSALRATDVPVPATYGLCSDVDVLGRPFYVMERVAGTAYRHAAELERLGAERTRVVSTRLVDTLVALHAVDPAAVGLADFGRPEGFLARQVSRWRRQLDASYCRDLPAADELHARLTSAVPSASAPGIVHGDYRLDNVLTDDHDRIAAVIDWEMATLGDPLTDLALLVLYQRVGRLVGEAMADASCAPGFLTEDEILDRYATRSTDPLPPLGFHLGLAAFKLAAICEGIHYRHLRGQTVGTGFERLGEVTEVLLDAGLTYLKEH, encoded by the coding sequence GTGACCCGTACCCCACCACAGGAACCACCGGGCCTGGACCTGGCCCGGCTCGCGGACTGGTTCGCCGCGTCGGTGCCCGGGGCGGGCGGCGGCCTGACCGCGCGGCTGATCGCCGGTGGGAAGTCCAACCTCACCTACGAGGTCGGGGACGGACGGACGACCTGGATCGTCCGGCGGCCGCCACTGGGTCACGTGCTGTCCACGGCGCACGACATGGCCCGCGAGTACCGGGTCATGTCGGCGCTGCGGGCCACCGACGTGCCGGTGCCGGCGACCTACGGGCTCTGCTCGGACGTCGACGTGCTGGGTAGGCCGTTCTACGTGATGGAACGGGTCGCCGGTACGGCGTACCGGCACGCTGCCGAACTGGAACGGCTCGGCGCGGAACGCACCCGGGTGGTCTCGACCCGCCTCGTCGACACCCTCGTCGCCCTGCACGCGGTCGACCCGGCGGCCGTGGGGCTGGCCGACTTCGGCCGGCCGGAGGGCTTCCTCGCCCGGCAGGTGAGCCGCTGGAGGAGACAGCTCGACGCGTCGTACTGCCGCGACCTGCCGGCCGCCGACGAGCTGCACGCCCGCCTGACGTCCGCCGTGCCGAGCGCGTCGGCGCCGGGCATCGTCCACGGCGACTACCGCCTCGACAACGTCCTCACCGACGATCACGACCGCATCGCCGCGGTCATCGACTGGGAGATGGCCACCCTCGGCGACCCGCTGACCGACCTGGCCCTGCTGGTGCTCTACCAGCGGGTCGGCCGACTCGTCGGCGAGGCGATGGCCGACGCCTCCTGCGCGCCCGGCTTCCTCACCGAGGACGAGATACTCGACCGGTACGCCACCCGCAGCACCGACCCCCTCCCACCACTCGGCTTCCACCTCGGCCTGGCGGCCTTCAAGCTCGCCGCGATCTGCGAGGGCATCCACTACCGCCACCTGCGCGGGCAGACCGTCGGCACCGGCTTCGAGCGCCTCGGCGAGGTCACCGAGGTACTGCTCGACGCCGGCCTGACCTACCTGAAGGAGCACTGA
- a CDS encoding acyl-CoA dehydrogenase family protein, whose product MDFNLDPRTEGLRDNLLDFMASHIRPAEPIFREQLGQLDDRWAWDSAPVLAELRAAARERGLWNLFLPGEHGAGLTNLQYAPLAEITGRSPLGPAALNCAAPDTGNMEVLAMFGTEQQRKQWLEPLLNGEIRSSFAMTEPDVASSDATNISTRIERDGDQYVINGRKWWITGAMNPNARIFIVMGKTDPSGERHRQQSMVLVPRDTPGLEIKRGMAVLGYDDHDHGGHAELEFHDVRVPVENLIGAEGDGFAIAQARLGPGRIHHCMRSIGLAEQAVELMCARAEQRTAFGRPLAEQGVIREWIAESRVRIEQLRLLVLKTAWLMDTVGNKGAHTEIQAIKIATPGTVQWILDKAIQVHGAAGLSQDFPLAAAYAGIRTLRFADGPDEVHRNALARHELRRQAAARRNGHT is encoded by the coding sequence ATGGACTTCAACCTGGACCCCAGGACCGAAGGGCTGCGCGACAACCTCCTGGACTTCATGGCCAGCCACATCCGCCCCGCCGAGCCGATCTTCCGCGAACAGCTCGGGCAGCTCGACGACCGGTGGGCCTGGGATTCGGCGCCGGTACTCGCGGAGCTGCGCGCCGCCGCGAGGGAGCGCGGGCTGTGGAACCTCTTCCTGCCGGGCGAGCACGGGGCCGGGCTGACCAACCTGCAGTACGCCCCGCTGGCGGAGATCACCGGGCGTAGCCCGCTCGGGCCCGCCGCCCTCAACTGCGCCGCACCGGACACCGGCAACATGGAGGTGCTGGCGATGTTCGGCACCGAGCAGCAGCGCAAGCAGTGGCTGGAGCCTCTGCTGAACGGTGAGATCCGGTCGTCGTTCGCGATGACCGAGCCGGACGTGGCGTCCTCGGACGCCACGAACATCTCCACCCGCATCGAGCGGGACGGCGACCAGTACGTGATCAACGGACGCAAGTGGTGGATCACCGGCGCGATGAACCCCAACGCCCGGATCTTCATCGTGATGGGCAAGACCGACCCGAGCGGCGAGCGGCACCGTCAGCAGTCCATGGTGCTGGTCCCGCGGGACACGCCCGGCCTGGAGATCAAGCGGGGCATGGCGGTGCTGGGGTACGACGACCACGACCACGGCGGGCACGCCGAGCTGGAGTTCCACGACGTCCGGGTGCCGGTGGAGAACCTGATCGGTGCCGAGGGCGACGGGTTCGCGATCGCCCAGGCCCGGCTCGGCCCCGGCCGCATCCACCACTGCATGCGCTCCATCGGCCTCGCCGAGCAGGCCGTCGAGCTGATGTGTGCCCGCGCCGAGCAGCGGACCGCGTTCGGCCGGCCCCTGGCCGAGCAGGGGGTGATCCGGGAGTGGATCGCCGAGTCCCGGGTGCGGATCGAGCAGCTGCGCCTGCTCGTGCTCAAGACGGCCTGGCTGATGGACACCGTCGGCAACAAGGGTGCCCACACCGAGATCCAGGCCATCAAGATCGCCACTCCGGGGACGGTCCAGTGGATTCTCGACAAGGCCATCCAGGTGCACGGTGCCGCCGGCCTCTCGCAGGATTTCCCGCTGGCGGCCGCGTACGCCGGCATTCGCACGCTGCGCTTCGCCGACGGACCCGACGAGGTGCACAGGAACGCCCTGGCGCGCCACGAACTGCGCCGCCAGGCGGCGGCGAGGCGGAACGGCCACACCTGA
- a CDS encoding MaoC family dehydratase, which produces MKVFQGIEELERAVGTHLGYSAWHTVSQQQIDAFAEATGDRQWIHVDPVKAARSPFGGTIAHGYLTLSLVPMLVWQVYKVEGVSMGVNYGANKLRFPAPVPVDSSVRAGVELLSLVPGGGGYQLTAKVTVELAGADKPACVVETVSILVP; this is translated from the coding sequence AGGTCTTCCAGGGCATCGAGGAACTCGAGCGGGCCGTCGGCACGCACCTCGGCTACTCCGCCTGGCACACCGTCAGCCAGCAGCAGATCGACGCCTTCGCCGAGGCGACCGGTGACCGCCAGTGGATCCACGTCGACCCCGTCAAGGCGGCCCGCAGCCCGTTCGGCGGCACCATCGCCCACGGCTACCTCACCCTGTCGCTGGTGCCGATGCTGGTCTGGCAGGTGTACAAGGTCGAGGGGGTGAGCATGGGGGTCAACTACGGCGCCAACAAGCTCCGCTTCCCCGCTCCGGTCCCCGTCGACTCGTCGGTGCGTGCCGGCGTAGAACTGCTGTCGCTGGTGCCCGGCGGCGGCGGTTACCAGCTGACCGCGAAGGTGACGGTCGAGCTGGCCGGCGCCGACAAGCCCGCCTGCGTGGTCGAGACCGTCAGCATCCTGGTCCCGTGA